A genomic region of Vicia villosa cultivar HV-30 ecotype Madison, WI unplaced genomic scaffold, Vvil1.0 ctg.001617F_1_1, whole genome shotgun sequence contains the following coding sequences:
- the LOC131636029 gene encoding UDP-glycosyltransferase 76E1-like, producing MTHKSLTQRLMENLNEPHLVLIPPPFHGHMTPMLQLATVLHSKGFSITIAHTNFNSPNPSNHPNFNFLPFFDGLSDTQITSKNFITIASTLSTNCVSPLKETLIHHMAKLKKHDEKIACIIYDGFFHFIDSLAKELKLPSIIFRTTSATNFLTYHVCAHLQNKGYLPLQDSKSLDLVPELELLRFKDLPIFNLTNPHDFIHIISKTLSITPLAVIFNTVEGLEDSSLIQLQQQYNVNLFPIGPLHMIAHKSNNISILPESDHCISWLNTKPRKSVLYVSLGSIASWEEKELTEMACGLTNSGQNFLWVIRPETVKDVSEWLESLSEDVKLGVAERGCIVKWAPQQEVLAHEAVGGFWSHCGWNSTLESLCEGIPIICHPYFGDQRVNARLLSHVWKVGLEWCNVMKRDEIEKVVRRLMVNQEGEQLRKRATELKHEIRLAMNCSSSDALNGLVKCILSLN from the exons ATGACCCACAAATCTCTTACCCAAAGATTAATGGAAAATCTAAATGAACCCCATTTGGTTCTAATACCACCACCATTCCATGGCCACATGACTCCTATGCTTCAACTAGCCACAGTCCTTCATTCCAAAGGCTTCTCGATCACCATAGCACACACCAATTTCAATTCCCCCAATCCTTCTAATCACCCTAATTTCAATTTTCTACCCTTCTTTGATGGTTTATCCGATACCCAAATCACTTCCAAGAATTTTATAACTATTGCTTCAACTCTAAGTACCAATTGTGTATCTCCACTTAAGGAGACATTAATTCATCATATGGCCAAATTAAAAAAGCATGATGAAAAGATTGCTTGTATCATCTATGATGGATTTTTTCATTTCATTGATTCTTTGGCCAAGGAGTTAAAGCTACCAAGTATTATCTTTCGAACCACTAGTGCTACTAATTTTCTCACTTATCATGTGTGTGCTCACCTACAAAACAAAGGGTACCTTCCCTTGCAAG ATTCTAAGTCATTGGATTTGGTACCAGAACTGGAGTTGCTGCGATTCAAAGATCTACCTATTTTCAATTTAACAAATCCACATGATTTTATACATATCATATCTAAAACACTTTCAATAACACCATTAGCTGTTATTTTCAACACTGTGGAAGGCTTAGAAGACTCGTCACTAATTCAACTCCAGCAGCAATACAATGTTAATCTCTTCCCCATAGGTCCTCTACACATGATTGCCCATAAGTCCAATAATATTAGCATTCTGCCAGAAAGTGATCACTGTATATCTTGGCTAAACACCAAACCAAGAAAATCAGTGTTATATGTAAGCTTGGGAAGCATTGCTAGTTGGGAAGAGAAAGAGCTAACTGAAATGGCTTGCGGATTAACGAATAGCGGTCAAAATTTCCTTTGGGTTATTCGACCCGAGACAGTAAAAGATGTTTCGGAATGGTTAGAATCGTTGTCAGAAGATGTTAAATTAGGTGTAGCAGAGAGAGGTTGTATTGTGAAATGGGCACCTCAACAAGAGGTTTTGGCACATGAAGCTGTTGGAGGTTTTTGGAGTCATTGTGGTTGGAACTCAACATTGGAAAGCTTGTGTGAAGGAATACCAATCATCTGTCATCCTTATTTTGGAGATCAGAGGGTAAATGCTAGATTGTTGAGCCATGTTTGGAAGGTGGGTTTGGAATGGTGTAATGTGATGAAAAGAGATGAGATTGAAAAGGTGGTTAGAAGACTTATGGTGAATCAAGAAGGGGAGCAATTGAGGAAAAGAGCAACTGAATTGAAACATGAGATTAGATTGGCTATGAACTGTTCTTCCAGTGATGCATTAAATGGGTTGGTAAAATGCATCTTATCATTAAATTAA